The genomic DNA CCGCGCTGTTTTTGCCGATTGGCCACTCCAGCCCATCCCCACACCGAGTGGATTCTCTCGTTTTCGTGGACCTCATCAACTCCGGGTCTCCGCTCGCCGATCTCCGACCGGAATCGGAGGTCTCATGGAGCCCCAAGCTCAACACACCAGCCCGCTGCGAAGCGACCTCGCCGACGACCCCGACATGGTCGAGCTCCTCGATTTTTTCGTCGCTGAACTCGGAGAACGCATCGCGTCCCTCCAGAGCCACCTCGACGCGCAGCGCCTCGGCGACCTCCGCACCCTCGCCCATCAACTCAAGGGCGCGGCCGGCGGATACGGCTACCCCGATCTCAGCCGCATCGCCGGAACCCTCGAAGCATCGATCACCGAGGGCGGCCCGGAACCCGATCCAACCACC from Phycisphaeraceae bacterium includes the following:
- a CDS encoding Hpt domain-containing protein, encoding MEPQAQHTSPLRSDLADDPDMVELLDFFVAELGERIASLQSHLDAQRLGDLRTLAHQLKGAAGGYGYPDLSRIAGTLEASITEGGPEPDPTTVKHAVDALVDVCRRAIAGHQPA